One Roseimicrobium gellanilyticum genomic window carries:
- a CDS encoding DUF58 domain-containing protein, whose translation MAAAVTSSTAKASTPAALAAIHARMKAVTGVARLPLRSGQWSGTAGSVLGQGTGSSIDFQDQRPYLPGDDPRHINWQAYARSGNYTMKLYRQEVTPRVDILFDASPSMFLTTQKATRSWELLYFCLESALRLGASTRVHMLDDESRDTPVDRLLAYDWPLKEKLTGVMLPSLIDRTPMRTGSLRILLSDLLSESPPDRVTNQLVTGKGRAVILVPFCQEESQPDWEGNIEFEECESTLRDKRRVEKDTMTRYHRAYATHFSLWREQCVRHGMGFARVPAEVEILAALRMEAVGSGCIDM comes from the coding sequence ATGGCTGCTGCTGTCACATCCTCCACTGCCAAAGCTTCCACCCCTGCGGCCCTGGCGGCGATTCACGCGCGCATGAAAGCCGTGACTGGCGTGGCGCGACTTCCTCTGCGCAGTGGTCAGTGGAGTGGTACCGCGGGCAGCGTACTGGGGCAGGGAACCGGGAGCTCCATCGATTTCCAGGACCAGCGTCCTTACCTCCCAGGCGATGATCCGCGCCACATCAACTGGCAGGCTTATGCGCGCTCCGGGAACTACACGATGAAACTCTACCGGCAGGAGGTGACGCCGAGGGTGGATATTCTGTTTGATGCGAGCCCGTCCATGTTCCTCACGACTCAAAAGGCCACGCGCTCCTGGGAGCTGTTGTATTTCTGCCTCGAGAGTGCACTGCGTCTCGGCGCCTCCACACGGGTGCACATGCTGGATGATGAGTCGCGGGACACGCCAGTGGATCGGCTGCTCGCCTATGACTGGCCCCTGAAGGAAAAGCTGACGGGCGTGATGCTGCCTTCCTTGATCGATCGCACTCCGATGCGCACGGGCTCCTTGCGCATCCTGCTGAGCGATCTCCTCAGCGAGTCGCCACCGGATCGGGTGACGAATCAGCTCGTCACGGGGAAGGGGCGCGCCGTCATCCTGGTCCCCTTCTGTCAGGAGGAATCCCAGCCGGATTGGGAGGGGAACATCGAGTTTGAAGAATGTGAGTCCACACTGCGTGACAAGCGTCGCGTGGAGAAGGATACCATGACCCGCTATCACCGTGCGTATGCCACCCATTTCTCGCTGTGGCGCGAGCAGTGTGTGCGGCAT
- a CDS encoding ABC transporter permease produces the protein MSSATVAPRAPERILPNGMDFADWLSPILVKELRQGLKTKMFITTFILIQVVMILITGLQLLEVAHGGSGSADGFSGFFAAFIWIPLLILMPARGLTAVSEELKVNTLDLVQLTHLTAFRIVLGKWVALIAQTLLVVTAILPYAVLRYFFGEVDIVSDLTGIGIMMLASMVLTAGALALSSAHIALRILVVLGLFFAMSFLLSMVFDRSYLVSGGGPSRTWLLWMLPLLAVMHVYLLLEIAASRIAPISENHSGRKRMVILVMGAVGVLLAWFGEEHASMTWTLCCSVATAWVMLESLSERTQHVPSLYSSFARRGFFGRLAGRLLYPGWASGLVFTLVLAGLAFAIGMGVIQRFKPVELGDYLLESRLMFPIIFTSIISPVVVILLFPRARQPIWLYVLSQALFGLCYVVANVAGNAPSLDPEDAFRWLAPLPTSVWFVLMEEGAASPLGHFYAMFTLPACAIICAYLGFRAMREFRFISELEKQSQASTKEFDYPTPVVSNAA, from the coding sequence ATGAGTTCCGCCACTGTTGCCCCCCGAGCGCCCGAGCGCATTCTTCCGAATGGCATGGACTTTGCCGACTGGCTCAGTCCCATCCTGGTGAAGGAACTTCGCCAGGGCCTGAAGACAAAGATGTTCATCACCACCTTCATCCTCATCCAGGTCGTGATGATTCTGATCACCGGGCTCCAGCTTCTGGAGGTGGCGCACGGAGGCAGCGGCAGTGCGGACGGCTTCAGCGGATTCTTCGCCGCCTTCATCTGGATTCCCCTGCTGATCCTGATGCCGGCGCGCGGCCTTACGGCGGTGAGTGAGGAATTGAAGGTGAATACGCTGGACTTGGTACAGCTGACGCATCTCACGGCATTCCGCATTGTGCTGGGCAAGTGGGTGGCCCTGATTGCCCAGACGCTCCTCGTGGTGACTGCCATCCTGCCTTACGCGGTGCTGCGGTACTTCTTTGGCGAGGTGGATATTGTTTCCGATCTCACCGGCATCGGCATCATGATGCTGGCCTCCATGGTGCTCACCGCGGGAGCGCTTGCGCTTTCAAGTGCGCACATCGCCCTCCGTATTCTGGTGGTGCTGGGCCTGTTCTTTGCGATGAGCTTTCTGCTCTCGATGGTGTTTGACCGGTCCTACCTCGTCTCGGGAGGCGGCCCATCGAGAACATGGCTCCTGTGGATGCTGCCGCTCCTGGCAGTGATGCACGTGTACCTGCTGCTGGAGATTGCAGCGTCGCGCATCGCGCCCATCTCGGAGAATCACTCCGGACGGAAGCGCATGGTGATTCTTGTGATGGGAGCGGTAGGTGTGTTGTTGGCATGGTTCGGTGAGGAACACGCGTCCATGACCTGGACTCTCTGCTGTTCTGTTGCCACTGCGTGGGTCATGCTGGAATCGCTCAGTGAGCGCACGCAGCACGTGCCGAGTCTGTACTCCAGCTTTGCCCGGCGTGGATTCTTTGGCAGGCTGGCGGGCCGTCTGCTGTATCCCGGCTGGGCATCGGGTCTGGTGTTTACCCTGGTGCTTGCCGGACTGGCGTTTGCCATCGGCATGGGTGTGATTCAGCGCTTCAAACCGGTGGAACTCGGAGACTACCTGCTGGAGTCGCGCTTGATGTTCCCCATCATCTTCACCTCCATCATTTCACCCGTGGTGGTGATTTTGCTCTTCCCAAGGGCACGGCAGCCCATCTGGCTTTATGTGTTGTCCCAGGCGCTGTTCGGGCTTTGCTATGTGGTCGCCAATGTGGCTGGCAATGCGCCCAGTCTTGATCCGGAGGATGCTTTCCGCTGGCTCGCGCCGTTGCCCACCAGTGTGTGGTTCGTGCTGATGGAGGAAGGGGCGGCCAGTCCGCTGGGGCATTTCTATGCGATGTTCACCCTTCCAGCCTGCGCCATCATCTGCGCATATCTGGGCTTCCGGGCCATGCGTGAGTTCCGCTTCATCTCAGAACTGGAAAAGCAATCGCAGGCGAGTACGAAGGAGTTTGATTATCCCACGCCGGTAGTTTCGAATGCCGCCTGA